DNA from Mesorhizobium loti R88b:
TCCGGTTCGACCAGCGCTTTCGTATAGGCACCGATGCCTTTCGCCAGTGCCTCATGGAAGACGATGATCAGCGGCAAGAGCAGAAAGATGCCGAGGAAGGCAAATGCGATGGCCATCAGCACGGCTTGCGCCGGACGGCTTTCGGTCACCGCCGCCGAGCGGCTCTCATGGTAGGGTTCGTAGGATTTGATCTCGGGGTCAGCCATAGCGCTTGCGGCTCCATGTCTGCACGAGATTGACAATCAGAAGCATGACGAACGACAGAGCGAGCATGATCGCCGCGATCGCGGTCGCCGCCGGGTAATTGTATTCCTCCAGCCGGATAACGATCAGAAGTGGCGCGATCTCGGATTTGTAGGGCAGATTGCCGGCGATGAAGATGACCGAGCCATATTCGCCGACGCCGCGGGCAAAGGCCAGCGAAAAACCGGTTATGATGGCCGGCGCCAGGCCCGGGAACAGCACGCGGGTGATGATCTGGAAGCGGCTGGCGCCAAGCGTGGCTGCTGCCTCCTCCACCTCCTTGTCGATTTCCTCCATGATAGGCTGCACGGTGCGCACGACAAAGGGCAGGCCGATGAAAATCAGCGCGATGACGATGCCGAGCGGCGTATAGGCGACCTTGATGCCGAGCGGCATCAGCAATTTGCCGATCCAGCCGTTTGGTGCGTAGAGCGTGGTGAGCGCGATGCCGGCCACCGCCGTCGGCAGCGCGAAGGGCAGGTCGACCATGGCGTCGACGATGCGGCGGCCAGGGAAGCGGTAGCGCACCAGCACCCAGGCGACCAGCGTGCCGAAAACGACATTGACGGCCGCCGCGATGAAGGCGGTACCGAAGCTGATTTCAAGCGCATTCAGCGTACGGCGATCGGTGGCGATGGCCCAG
Protein-coding regions in this window:
- the cysT gene encoding sulfate ABC transporter permease subunit CysT codes for the protein MTTAPAQAGWRFKQPSVIPGFGLTLGFSLAYLTLIILIPLSGLVWRSASLGWTEFWAIATDRRTLNALEISFGTAFIAAAVNVVFGTLVAWVLVRYRFPGRRIVDAMVDLPFALPTAVAGIALTTLYAPNGWIGKLLMPLGIKVAYTPLGIVIALIFIGLPFVVRTVQPIMEEIDKEVEEAAATLGASRFQIITRVLFPGLAPAIITGFSLAFARGVGEYGSVIFIAGNLPYKSEIAPLLIVIRLEEYNYPAATAIAAIMLALSFVMLLIVNLVQTWSRKRYG